The following coding sequences lie in one Bacillus rossius redtenbacheri isolate Brsri chromosome 13, Brsri_v3, whole genome shotgun sequence genomic window:
- the LOC134538040 gene encoding uncharacterized abhydrolase domain-containing protein DDB_G0269086-like: MQNDTALNSKRNSVKRDRSNVLLTILMKLGLDEGQEKQDKITLAELKRYRQQVTQIARCLPQNCPYCVITEASLLDGTRTFKILKHLNSIEASVRREEERAIQKGTEEDECPETDEAPSENIVAAVAPVVQSARPGSARRPPPTKQVVDRREVYKKREVSKVQTSAPKSRQERTAVKEGVTSKRTVRTVMAEKLEDESQGGEEELALYRPAGTGVPEDRTSKVYQEIDTNITPESLQREHAFLQHEVIRLRDVLQDAVNELSRRAGKGVPARPGVECGGRTAAPQAQLDECIKQLSNVRRFLDECAGSDGFSKLMELLQHPARCCDLDDEMFHIHGFLGGVPIVVNLDPEGKLDRRRKPSKGDKVLEPPPVPEPVEPEPVEPEPEEPEPVEPEPEEPEPLEPEPVEPEPVEPEPLEPEPLEPDPLEPEPVEPEPEEPEPVEPEPEEPEPVEPEPVEPEPVEPEPQEPEPEPRASEPLPPEPAALPPADGVHRLKGSPSKGMPYYPTVKSLPQADKYMEGDAKEELMALDKNVLALAAVAAPCCRQTFLDESSDEELPYSVSLMSLPLDKSDYEDIRARIKKNQKADKDVHHLHPKTENSDNLIDNSFGLKQGEKENGVCAELSPLPESNSQ; encoded by the exons ATGCAAAACGATACAGCTTTAAACAGCAAAAGAAATTCTGTGAAACGGGACAGAAGCAATGTCTTGCTAACCATACTGATGAAACTTGGCCTTGATGAAGGCCAGGAAAAACAGGACAAAATAACCCTCGCCGAACTGAAGAGATATAGGCAGCAAGTCACCCAAATTGCGAGATGTCTTCCGCAGAACTGCCCATACTGCGTGATTACAGAGGCCAGTTTGTTAGATGGGACCAGGACATTCAAGATCCTGAAACATCTGAACAGTATCGAAGCCTCGGTCAGAAGAGAGGAGGAAAGGGCGATCCAAAAAGGAACCGAAGAAGATGAATGCCCGGAAACTGACGAGGCGCCCTCGGAGAACATTGTCGCAGCCGTCGCACCCGTGGTGCAGTCAGCGAGACCGGGCAGCGCAAGAAGACCACCGCCGACGAAGCAAGTAGTGGATAGAAGAGAAGTGTACAAGAAACGCGAAGTGAGCAAAGTGCAGACTTCAGCTCCCAAGTCCCGACAAGAGAGAACAGCGGTGAAAGAGGGCGTGACCTCGAAGAGGACAGTGAGGACCGTGATGGCAGAGAAGTTGGAGGATGAGTCGCAAGGAGGAGAGGAAGAGCTCGCCCTGTACAGGCCAGCTGGAACAGGCGTGCCCGAGGACAGGACGTCGAAGGTGTACCAGGAGATCGACACGAACATCACGCCGGAGTCCCTGCAGAGGGAGCACGCCTTCCTGCAGCACGAGGTGATCCGGCTGAGGGACGTGCTGCAGGACGCCGTCAACGAGCTGAGCAGGCGCGCCGGGAAGGGCGTGCCCGCGCGCCCAGGGGTCGAGTGCGGCGGGCGCACGGCGGCCCCCCAGGCCCAGCTCGACGAGTGCATCAAGCAGCTGTCCAACGTGCGGCGCTTCCTGGACGAGTGCGCCGGCTCGGACGGCTTCTCCAAGCTGATGGAGCTGCTGCAGCATCCCGCGCGCTGCTGCGACCTGGACGACGAGATGTTCCACATCCACGGCTTCCTCGGGGGCGTCCCCATCGTCGTTAACCTGGACCCG GAAGGAAAGCTTGATCGAAGGCGCAAGCCATCGAAAGGAGACAAGGTTTTAGAACCGCCACCGGTCCCTGAGCCGGTGGAACCCGAGCCGGTAGAACCTGAGCCGGAGGAACCAGAACCGGTGGAACCTGAGCCGGAGGAACCAGAACCATTGGAACCTGAGCCGGTGGAACCTGAGCCGGTTGAACCAGAACCATTGGAACCTGAGCCGCTGGAACCTGACCCACTGGAACCTGAGCCGGTGGAACCTGAGCCGGAGGAACCTGAACCGGTGGAACCTGAGCCGGAGGAACCAGAACCGGTGGAACCTGAGCCGGTGGAACCTGAGCCGGTGGAACCTGAGCCGCAAGAACCTGAACCTGAGCCACGCGCCTCTGAGCCGCTGCCACCTGAGCCGGCTGCTCTTCCACCAGCAGACGGGGTTCACAGGTTGAAAGGCTCGCCCAGCAAGGGAATGCCTTATTACCCGACCGTGAAGTCGCTGCCCCAAGCCGACAAATATATGGAAGGTGATGCGAAGGAGGAACTGATGGCGCTTGACAAGAACGTGTTAGCTCTGGCTGCCGTCGCCGCACCCTGCTGCAGACAGACCTTCCTGGACGAGTCTTCTGACGAGGAGCTTCCGTACAGCGTGAGTCTGATGTCACTTCCATTAGACAAGTCGGATTACGAGGATATCAGAGCTAGAATAAAGAAGAACCAGAAAGCAGACAAAGACGTCCATCACTTGCATCCGAAGACCGAAAACTCGGACAACTTAATCGATAACAGTTTTGGTTTGAAGCAAGGAGAGAAAGAGAACGGTGTTTGTGCAGAACTCTCACCGTTGCCTGAGTCCAACAGTCAATGA